The following coding sequences are from one Streptomyces venezuelae window:
- a CDS encoding DUF2975 domain-containing protein, giving the protein MVSPGPLVGSAATCRLSIWPTNLRAYRKTIGRLAVNTRLTRTLASVTFALAALCGLAFAGTAVTHMLDDGAVCVETGFWQNAKLASDEPLPIREGVDAAASATRLCQDDPSVAQRAADLGNELPWLLFGALALLLFSRLLNAVLEQGPFTDAVSRRLSALGWLVTVGTPVAGLVVGWSHSWLVASMAPIVGSEPTVAGPQALILAGLAAVIMGKIMREGVRMREDLEGTI; this is encoded by the coding sequence ATGGTCTCCCCCGGGCCGTTGGTCGGGTCAGCGGCCACTTGTCGTTTATCGATATGGCCCACTAACCTACGGGCATATCGAAAAACGATAGGAAGGCTTGCAGTGAACACGCGACTCACGAGGACCCTGGCGTCAGTGACCTTCGCGCTGGCGGCACTCTGCGGACTCGCCTTCGCGGGCACGGCGGTCACGCACATGCTCGACGACGGCGCGGTCTGTGTGGAGACGGGCTTCTGGCAGAACGCGAAGCTCGCGTCGGACGAACCCCTGCCGATCCGCGAGGGCGTGGACGCGGCCGCCAGCGCCACCCGCCTCTGCCAGGACGACCCGTCCGTCGCGCAACGCGCCGCCGATCTCGGGAACGAACTGCCCTGGCTGCTGTTCGGCGCCCTGGCGCTACTGCTCTTCTCGCGGCTGCTCAACGCCGTCCTCGAGCAGGGGCCGTTCACCGACGCCGTGTCGCGCCGCCTCTCCGCCCTCGGCTGGCTGGTCACCGTGGGCACGCCCGTCGCCGGGCTCGTCGTCGGCTGGTCGCACTCCTGGCTCGTCGCGAGCATGGCGCCGATCGTGGGTTCGGAACCGACGGTCGCCGGACCCCAGGCCCTCATCCTCGCCGGTCTCGCCGCGGTGATCATGGGGAAGATCATGCGCGAGGGCGTCCGCATGCGGGAGGATCTCGAAGGGACCATCTGA
- a CDS encoding helix-turn-helix domain-containing protein, translating into MPEDELHSIRIHLDRLLAERGMTLTELSEKVGITVVNLSVLKNGRAKAVRFSTLSRICEVLRCQPGDLITHDAGKGDEGEGGRA; encoded by the coding sequence ATGCCCGAAGACGAACTGCACTCGATCCGGATTCACCTGGACCGGCTCCTGGCGGAGCGCGGCATGACCCTCACCGAACTGTCGGAGAAGGTGGGAATCACCGTCGTCAATCTGTCCGTGCTCAAGAACGGGCGAGCCAAGGCCGTCCGCTTCTCGACCCTGTCGCGGATCTGTGAGGTCCTCCGATGCCAGCCGGGGGACCTGATCACCCACGATGCCGGCAAGGGGGACGAGGGGGAGGGCGGGCGGGCCTGA